In Solanum pennellii chromosome 7, SPENNV200, the following are encoded in one genomic region:
- the LOC107024885 gene encoding uncharacterized protein LOC107024885: protein MSSFLTGINGDLEEECWYVMLHDNMNLSRLMVQVQQVEDNQKKRGVRDARRPKPQDQAGPSNGGNRNNFGVREHPRFKKGQQSSGNSNFQRSTTPRGGRPEPKKGNGGEIQRPRKDCAKCGRAHSGECRHDINDAVAAEPPKRNRFYALKGMQDQEKSADVVTEWL, encoded by the exons ATGAGCAGTTTCCTCACAGGAATTAACGGAGATTTGGAGGAGGAGTGTTGGTATGTGATGCTCCACGATAACATGAacctctccaggttgatggtgcaagtccagcaggtagaggacaaCCAAAAGAAGAGAGGCGTTCGTGATGCTAGGAGACCTaagcctcaagatcaggcaggtcctAGTAATGGAGGCAACAGAAACAATTTTGGTGTCCGTGAACATCCCAGATTCAaaaaggggcaacagagttctGGGAACTCTAATTTtcagaggagtacaacacctagaggaggaaGGCCCGAGCCtaagaagggcaatggaggtgagattCAGCGTCCCAGAAAGgactgtgctaagtgtggccgtgctcacagtggagagtgcagacatgACATTAAT GATGCAGtagcagccgagcctcctaagaggaataGGTTCTACGCCCTTAAGGGTATGCAGGAtcaggagaagtccgctgatgtggtcacag AATGGCTCTAG